Genomic DNA from Brenneria izadpanahii:
AGCTGGCGGAGATCGATCTGATAGAAACCCTCAGGGCTTTTCAAATCCCCCTCGATACGTTTCGGCCCAAGACCGCCCGAATATTTACAAATTGGATAATTTTCCAATAAGCGATATTCATTTCCTATTTTTGCGTAGAGTTCTAATACTCTCTCTTCCTTAAATATCTGAATATAGATCGGAGAGCCCAATAATTGCCGCTTTAAATTTTTTGCTATCGGCGCGGGTTCACTGGCTTCACTGGCGGAGCAGGTAACAGCAAGGGATGGCAAAAAAAACAGCATCGCAAATGACAGCGCGATTTTTTGCATTGTTGATCCTGGTAAATAAAAGCTGTGCTACAAAACAACGGGGATAACTATTGTCTGTCTTCCCGTATTCCTTTTGCCATTAGGCGAATATAAAACGGTTTCACATTATCACTGCCTTAATTTTAATCAAGAGTGAAAACCGATAAAAAAGCTAATTTCATGATGAAAGCGTTGCGCGGAGGTTTATCCGCCAGGCTGACTATAAAAAATAGTGTTTAAGGGACAACAGTTTTACGAAAATGACGTTTGCTGCTGCCCATTATTTATTCAGATGGGAAAGCGTAACATGTAATCAGTGATTACAATTTTGTCGCTTCGAACATCATAATATCCGTCACAAAAGAGCCGTCATCCTGTACTTCAAAATGCTGGGCGACTTCCGCGGACAGCGTTTTTTGCAGTTCGCGGATTGCGGCGGCGAAGTGTTCGGGCGTTCGCATGCGCGCGATCCAACTGCCGAACTCCAGCGTCAGACGATCGCTGGCGACGTTACGCACGATAAAGCCGGCATCGGTAAACATCGTCAGCCATTCTCCGGGCGAGTAATCGCGCACGTGGGAAGTATCACGCAGTTTTTCCACGGTCTGTAAATAGATATCCAGCACCGGATGGCCCGGCGATACCACATCCATCATGATGACCAGACCGCCCGGCTTCAGAACCCTGCGGATTTCACGCAGCGCCTGTCCGACATCATGCCAGTGGTGGGCGGAGTAGCGGCTGATAACGATATCGGCACTGGCGTCGGCAAACGGCAGCGACTCGGCGACGCCTTGCTGGGTGCGGATGTTGGTCAAGTTTCTTTGTTCGGCGGCCTGAGCGACGACCTCCAGCATTTGCGCGGAAAGATCATAGGCCACAACGTTCGCCGTCACCTGCGCCGCCGCGAAACTGGCGTGCCCGGCGCCGCATCCCACATCGATAACGCAGGCATGGGGAAAAGGGCTCAGCAAAGCGGACAGACGTTCCAAATCTTTGCCTTGCGCATGCACCGAACTGGTCAGATAGTTTTTTGCCTGTGAACCGAACTGGCGCTCGACGCTATTACTATGACTCTGTTTACTTTCCATCGTGATTCCCATCTCTGATAAAACGGCGGTTTGGCATAGAGACTGACAGATTAACACGGAAATAACATAGGCAAGCTTCCCAACTTGTGCGCAAGAATTTATATATGTATATTTATACAGTACCGTTGTGGGAGGGGGAGCATGCGCAAAATTATTCATGTCGATATGGACTGCTTTTACGCAGCGATTGAGATGCGTGATAATCCGCGTCTGCGCGATATCCCTCTGGCGATCGGCGGCAGCGCCGACCGGCGCGGCGTGATCTGTACCGCCAATTACCCTGCCCGGCGGTACGGCATTCATAGCGCGATGGCGACGGCGACCGCCTTGCGCTTGTGCCCGCAACTGACGTTGCTCTCCGGGCGAATGGAGGTCTATAAAGCCGCTTCTCGCCAGATACGCGACATCTTTGCGCGTTATACCTCGCTGATTGAGCCGCTCTCCCTTGATGAAGCCTATCTGGATGTCACCGATAGCCCCCACTGCAACGGTTCTGCGACGCTGATGGCGGAAGAGATCCGGCAGGCGATTTTCGACGAGCTTAATCTGACCGCCTCGGCGGGAGTGGCGCCCATCAAATTTCTGGCCAAAGTCGCCTCCGAACAGAATAAACCCAATGGCCAGTACGTTATCACGCCGGATAAGGTGGATGCGTTTTTACGGCAGTTGCCGTTAGCGAAGATCCCCGGCGTTGGCAAAGTGACGGCCAAGCGGCTGGAAGAGAAGGGCATGCTGACCTGCGCCGATGTGCGCAATCACGATCTGGCCGAATTATTAAAACGTTTCGGTAAATTCGGGCGGGTTTTGTGGGAGCGCTGCCACGGAATTGATGAACGCGCCGTATCGCCGGACCGGTTACGCAAGTCGGTTGGCGTTGAGAAGACGCTGGCGCGGGATATTCATCACTGGCATGAGTGCGAAGGTTTGATCGAGCAGCTCTATCAGGAACTTGAGTTCCGTTTAAAACGGGTAAAGCCCGATCTGCATATCGCGCGCCAGGGAGTAAAACTGAAGTTCGATGACTTTCGCCAGACCACGCAGGAACACGTATGGCCGGTGTTGAACAAGCAGGATTTGCTTACGCTGGCGCAGCAAACCTGGGAAGAAAGGCGCGATAAGCGCGGCGTTCGGCTGGTGGGGCTACACGTTACGCTGCTCGATCCGCTGATTGAGCGTCAGCTGGTTTTTAATTGGGAGTAAGCGGCTTCGAAAAGCCGCTTGATATAGTTAGGCGCGTTCGGGGATCGCCTTCAGCAATGCGGTCAGCAACTGCCAGTATTGGCCGACGCTGGCGATATGCACCTGTTCGTCCGGCGAGTGCGGCCCGGTGATGGTCGGCCCGATGGAGACCATATCCATATCAGGGTACGGCTTTTTGAACAATCCGCATTCCAGTCCGGCGTGGATAACCATGATGTTCGGCGTTTTATTGAACAATTTCTGGTAGGTTTCCCGCACTAACTGCATCACCTGGGATGTCGCGTCGGGTTGCCAGCCAGGGTAACCGCCTTTGGGCGTGGTCTGCGCGCCGGCCAGTTGACCCAGGGCCGTCAGCGTGCCGACGACGGCATCTTTGCCGCTGTCGATCAGCGAGCGAATCAGGCAGTTAATTTCGGCTTGTTTTTCATCCATGGTAACCACGCCGATGTTGAGCGAGGTTTCAACTACGCCTTTCGCCACGTCGCTCATGCGGATTACGCCGTTCGGCATGGCGTTCAGCAAGGCCAGTAACCGGGCGCTGATGTTTTTGGTCAGCGCTTGGGCGCCGCTGTCCGATGTTTCTACCTGCAGGGACAGGTTTTTCTCCACCGCCGCCAGTTCATTTTTCAATACCGACAGGTATTCCTGACTTTGCGTCTTAAACGCCGCTACATTCGCCGCCGGCAATGCCAGCGTGGCGAACGCTTCGCGCGGGATAGCGTTACGCAGCGTACCGCCGTTCAGAGCCAGAATGCGGATATCCAGTTTATCCTCCTGCTCAAACAGGAAGCGCGCCAGCAATTTGTTGGCGTTACCTAAGCCAAGGTGAATATCGCAGCCGGAGTGGCCGCCTTTCAGCCCTTTGAGCGTCAGTTTCAGCGTCTGATAACCGGCTGGCAGCGCTTCTCGCTCTAATGACAGGCGGGTGATGAAGTCGATGCCGCCCGCGCAACCCATATAAACTTCGCCTTCTTCTTCCGAATCGGTATTGATCAGAATTTCGCCCTGCAACCAGTTGGGCTGCAAACCGAACGCGCCGTCCATGCCCGATTCCTCGGTCATGGTCAGCAAAACTTCCAGCGGACCGTGTTCTACGCTGTTATCAGACAGCACGGCCAACGCGGAAGCCATACCGATGCCGTTATCCGCGCCCAGCGTGGTGCCGCGCGCTTTTACCCACTCGCCGTCAACGTAGGGTTGGATCGGATCTTTGGTGAAATCATGCGCCGTGTCGTTATTTTTCTGCGGCACCATATCCAGATGCGCCTGCAAAACAACCGCTTTGCGTTTTTCCATTCCCGGCGTCGCCGCTTTGCGCAGCAGAATATTACCAACCCGATCGCGCTCGGCATGAATGCCTTTCTCTTTTGCCCATGCAAGGATATGTGCGGCAAGCGCTTCTTCATGATAAGACGGATGAGGGATGGAGCAGATTTTGGCAAAAATGTCCCACAGCGGTTGCGGGGCAAGTTGAGACAGTTCAGACACTATTAAAGTCTCCTTTTCAGCAGGCCTGTCTTCGCGTCTGGCGCGAGGCGCTACAGGTTGAAAGTTAGTCACTATCAGCCATCTATACCTTTAATCTTCCAAGCCGCAGACCCTTTATTACTCGGCTCAGCCGCCGCGTTACGAAGCTCATGAATGGGCCTCGCCAGTAAAAGGCCAACGTTTTGCGTTG
This window encodes:
- a CDS encoding class I SAM-dependent methyltransferase, encoding MESKQSHSNSVERQFGSQAKNYLTSSVHAQGKDLERLSALLSPFPHACVIDVGCGAGHASFAAAQVTANVVAYDLSAQMLEVVAQAAEQRNLTNIRTQQGVAESLPFADASADIVISRYSAHHWHDVGQALREIRRVLKPGGLVIMMDVVSPGHPVLDIYLQTVEKLRDTSHVRDYSPGEWLTMFTDAGFIVRNVASDRLTLEFGSWIARMRTPEHFAAAIRELQKTLSAEVAQHFEVQDDGSFVTDIMMFEATKL
- the pepD gene encoding beta-Ala-His dipeptidase encodes the protein MSELSQLAPQPLWDIFAKICSIPHPSYHEEALAAHILAWAKEKGIHAERDRVGNILLRKAATPGMEKRKAVVLQAHLDMVPQKNNDTAHDFTKDPIQPYVDGEWVKARGTTLGADNGIGMASALAVLSDNSVEHGPLEVLLTMTEESGMDGAFGLQPNWLQGEILINTDSEEEGEVYMGCAGGIDFITRLSLEREALPAGYQTLKLTLKGLKGGHSGCDIHLGLGNANKLLARFLFEQEDKLDIRILALNGGTLRNAIPREAFATLALPAANVAAFKTQSQEYLSVLKNELAAVEKNLSLQVETSDSGAQALTKNISARLLALLNAMPNGVIRMSDVAKGVVETSLNIGVVTMDEKQAEINCLIRSLIDSGKDAVVGTLTALGQLAGAQTTPKGGYPGWQPDATSQVMQLVRETYQKLFNKTPNIMVIHAGLECGLFKKPYPDMDMVSIGPTITGPHSPDEQVHIASVGQYWQLLTALLKAIPERA
- the dinB gene encoding DNA polymerase IV, which gives rise to MRKIIHVDMDCFYAAIEMRDNPRLRDIPLAIGGSADRRGVICTANYPARRYGIHSAMATATALRLCPQLTLLSGRMEVYKAASRQIRDIFARYTSLIEPLSLDEAYLDVTDSPHCNGSATLMAEEIRQAIFDELNLTASAGVAPIKFLAKVASEQNKPNGQYVITPDKVDAFLRQLPLAKIPGVGKVTAKRLEEKGMLTCADVRNHDLAELLKRFGKFGRVLWERCHGIDERAVSPDRLRKSVGVEKTLARDIHHWHECEGLIEQLYQELEFRLKRVKPDLHIARQGVKLKFDDFRQTTQEHVWPVLNKQDLLTLAQQTWEERRDKRGVRLVGLHVTLLDPLIERQLVFNWE